The following are encoded together in the Humulus lupulus chromosome 5, drHumLupu1.1, whole genome shotgun sequence genome:
- the LOC133834476 gene encoding uncharacterized protein LOC133834476, which translates to MAIPTPNSWEFICDLEVDYGSEENASIVYAALAVDKELQPDKVKRQMSLSDGKLSVERYRMFRLVKVVAIILRVCLYNCILRQLKQDFFEHPIALLLISLPLLQKLSKNSEKEWNCDKDCEQQCIIFF; encoded by the exons ATGGCTATCCCCACTCCAAATTCATGGGAATTTATTTG TGACCTAGAAGTAGATTACGGGTCGGAGGAGAATGCTTCGATAGTCTATGCTGCATTAGCAGTTGATAAGGAG TTGCAGCCAGACAAAGTGAAAAGGCAGATGTCCTTGTCTGACGGAAAGCTTTCAGT GGAGCGGTATAGAATGTTTCGTTTAGTTAAAGTTGTAGCGATAATCTTGCGTGTTTGCTTGTATAATT GCATTTTGAGGCAGTTGAAGCAAGATTTCTTCGAGCATCCTATAGCGCTTTTGTTGATATCCTTACCCTTGCTACAAAAACTATCGAAGAATTCGGAAAAGGAATGGAATTGTGACAAAGATTGTGAACAACAATGTATTATTTTCTTCTAG
- the LOC133834478 gene encoding protein ABIL2 isoform X1, protein MGTMATSTLPIPREASNFDEVSMHQSLLFSDSLQDLKNLRSQLYSAAEYFELSYTNDDQKQIVVETLKDYAIKALVNTVDHLGSVSYKVNDLLDEKVDEVSGTELRVSCIEQRLRTCQEFIDHEGLTQQSLVINTPKYHKRYILPVGETMHGANHAKSKYQGCSLDDEDDWHQFRNGTVRATIRETPTSTVSKGRSPSPALQTSQRPPVFSFTSTMPKKDLDKRTVSPHRFPLLRSGSLSSRSVTPNSSRPITPNSSRPTTPNSSNARRRYPSEPRKSASMRLHADKENGKDIELNPSKSKRLLKALLSRRKSKKDDTLYTYLDEY, encoded by the exons ATGGGCACCATGGCAACATCTACTCTGCCCATTCCTCGAGAAGCATCAAATTTTGATGAGGTTTCTATGCACCAAAGCTTGCTATTTTCAGACAGTCTTCAG GATTTGAAGAATTTGAGATCACAGTTATACTCAGCTGCTGAGTATTTTGAACTTTCTTATACAAATGATGACCAAAAACAGAT AGTGGTAGAAACTTTAAAAGATTATGCCATTAAAGCACTAGTAAATACAGTGGATCATTTGGGTTCAGTGAGTTATAAGGTTAATGATCTCTTAGATGAAAAGGTGGATGAAGTTTCTGGAACAGAACTTCGAGTATCCTGCATTGAACAG AGGCTAAGAACGTGCCAAGAATTTATTGATCATGAGGGTCTCACTCAACAATCGCTGGTGATAAACACTCCAAAGTACCACAAGCGGTACATTTTGCCAG TTGGTGAGACCATGCATGGTGCCAATCACGCTAAATCGAAATACCAAGGATGCAGCCTGGACGATGAAGATGACTGGCATCAATTTAGAAACGGTA CTGTTCGAGCTACAATTAGAGAAACTCCAACAAGCACAGTCAG TAAAGGGCGCTCCCCGTCTCCTGCTCTACAAACTTCTCAGAGACCTCCAGTCTTTTCTTTTACTTCTACCATGCCCAAGAAAGATTTAG ATAAGCGAACAGTTTCTCCTCACCGGTTTCCCCTTCTACGTTCTGGATCACTCTCTAGTAGGTCTGTAACACCAAATTCAAGTCGACCTATAACTCCCAACTCAAGCCGGCCAACTACTCCGAATTCTTCGAATGCAAGAAGACGG TACCCTTCGGAGCCTCGTAAATCCGCTTCAATGAGATTACATGCTGACAAGGAAAATGGCAAAGATATTGAACTAAATCCCAGTAAAAGTAAACGCCTTCTGAAGGCGTTGCTTAGCCGGCGCAAGTCGAAGAAAGACGACACGCTATACACTTACTTAGATGAATACTGA
- the LOC133834478 gene encoding protein ABIL2 isoform X2 has translation MGTMATSTLPIPREASNFDEVSMHQSLLFSDSLQDLKNLRSQLYSAAEYFELSYTNDDQKQIVVETLKDYAIKALVNTVDHLGSVSYKVNDLLDEKVDEVSGTELRVSCIEQRLRTCQEFIDHEGLTQQSLVINTPKYHKRYILPVGETMHGANHAKSKYQGCSLDDEDDWHQFRNAVRATIRETPTSTVSKGRSPSPALQTSQRPPVFSFTSTMPKKDLDKRTVSPHRFPLLRSGSLSSRSVTPNSSRPITPNSSRPTTPNSSNARRRYPSEPRKSASMRLHADKENGKDIELNPSKSKRLLKALLSRRKSKKDDTLYTYLDEY, from the exons ATGGGCACCATGGCAACATCTACTCTGCCCATTCCTCGAGAAGCATCAAATTTTGATGAGGTTTCTATGCACCAAAGCTTGCTATTTTCAGACAGTCTTCAG GATTTGAAGAATTTGAGATCACAGTTATACTCAGCTGCTGAGTATTTTGAACTTTCTTATACAAATGATGACCAAAAACAGAT AGTGGTAGAAACTTTAAAAGATTATGCCATTAAAGCACTAGTAAATACAGTGGATCATTTGGGTTCAGTGAGTTATAAGGTTAATGATCTCTTAGATGAAAAGGTGGATGAAGTTTCTGGAACAGAACTTCGAGTATCCTGCATTGAACAG AGGCTAAGAACGTGCCAAGAATTTATTGATCATGAGGGTCTCACTCAACAATCGCTGGTGATAAACACTCCAAAGTACCACAAGCGGTACATTTTGCCAG TTGGTGAGACCATGCATGGTGCCAATCACGCTAAATCGAAATACCAAGGATGCAGCCTGGACGATGAAGATGACTGGCATCAATTTAGAAACG CTGTTCGAGCTACAATTAGAGAAACTCCAACAAGCACAGTCAG TAAAGGGCGCTCCCCGTCTCCTGCTCTACAAACTTCTCAGAGACCTCCAGTCTTTTCTTTTACTTCTACCATGCCCAAGAAAGATTTAG ATAAGCGAACAGTTTCTCCTCACCGGTTTCCCCTTCTACGTTCTGGATCACTCTCTAGTAGGTCTGTAACACCAAATTCAAGTCGACCTATAACTCCCAACTCAAGCCGGCCAACTACTCCGAATTCTTCGAATGCAAGAAGACGG TACCCTTCGGAGCCTCGTAAATCCGCTTCAATGAGATTACATGCTGACAAGGAAAATGGCAAAGATATTGAACTAAATCCCAGTAAAAGTAAACGCCTTCTGAAGGCGTTGCTTAGCCGGCGCAAGTCGAAGAAAGACGACACGCTATACACTTACTTAGATGAATACTGA